The following coding sequences are from one bacterium SCSIO 12741 window:
- a CDS encoding riboflavin synthase, protein MFTGIIEDLGTVKKIVPEGSNIHLHINSKLTPELKIDQSVAHNGVCLTVVSIDLETEEYVVTAIDETLVRSNIGQLRIGDKVNLERSLVYNGRIDGHIVQGHVDLKGSITDVEELDGSWKYTIEYDANSGHVTVEKGSACINGVSLTVVDSTPGSFSVAIIPFTHEHTTFHTLVPGSSVNLEFDILGKYVATYLDKIKVNY, encoded by the coding sequence ATGTTCACTGGTATTATCGAAGACTTGGGTACGGTCAAAAAAATAGTTCCCGAAGGAAGTAACATCCATTTGCATATTAATAGCAAACTCACTCCCGAATTAAAAATTGATCAAAGTGTAGCTCATAATGGAGTGTGTCTTACCGTAGTTTCAATTGATCTGGAAACAGAGGAATATGTGGTTACCGCCATTGATGAAACTTTGGTAAGGTCTAACATTGGTCAATTGAGAATTGGTGATAAAGTGAACTTAGAGCGAAGCCTTGTATACAATGGTAGAATCGACGGTCACATCGTTCAAGGACATGTGGACCTTAAAGGCAGCATTACCGATGTAGAAGAGCTTGATGGCAGCTGGAAGTACACCATCGAGTATGATGCCAATAGTGGTCACGTAACGGTAGAAAAAGGGTCTGCTTGCATCAATGGCGTAAGCCTAACTGTGGTTGACTCCACTCCGGGGTCCTTCTCGGTAGCTATAATTCCGTTTACCCACGAGCATACCACATTCCACACCTTAGTACCAGGAAGTAGCGTTAATCTCGAATTTGATATTCTGGGAAAATACGTAGCGACCTATCTCGATAAGATCAAGGTCAACTACTAA
- a CDS encoding gliding motility-associated C-terminal domain-containing protein has translation MGDTNATDTNKTIRFFPSKTTYLEVWSDMKEGCVKASACQDRDSVKIVAARNYNVLKHSDTLICFGDSTINIFAGADSTHFTYTYEWDANPTLSNDSIANPDVTPIVGQYYPFTIISDSGCTKRDSIFVDVTPPMPKSIIATANPNPACPGTPSQINLSLGAMPTSCGSTVDQCTGALVHKSSTSTANSNGSGPSGTSNWPCPYGGGQVKARQQFLYTAAELSAMGIGAGIIDGLGFNVVGTNGVSPMAGYTIKLKCLPANKTTLTSWEQNAVTVFNAKTVTPAAGWNMHPFDNNYNYDGNSSLLVEVCWDNSASGSSSNASVAYVSTLAPSCLADYGTLSSCTSQMLSLSNNLNRPTFQVSYCGARDPKEFTYKWTPSTGLNFDTLQNPEATINSTDSFTVLVTDTFGKCSDDAGIKILVAELEIGNDTAICAGDSLQLNTTYFTGCGQSTFSWTPASAFNDPSIPNPKVSLTQTTVIKLTYTDTCSCTIVDSITVFADSVKANGTLTDPNCQTGQGSIAFSPTGGVKPYLFTIDGGLTWSTDSLFNSLTIGTYTLQVQDSMGCLSDTTVDVLYNQGAPVIDSVSLQNLTCYDNGTGQITVHATGGVQPLSFSIDSGVTWSNSATFTGLSAGSYIVFARGANGCKAFPEFDTLTQPNQLQYSFSTFIDSCYKQGDGWAIASGSGGTGPYTYTWSGSWSGATHPPQVVQDSAFTKLFAYNGYSMEVSDANGCKLDTTFTITEIPELIVDSLDYVAPTCYGYGDAELHIKGKGGNGMFFFSLDSGSNYYPPTSGADSTYAMLDSSVTKTHVGAKTYQVFVRDQKGCKGNKAITVTEPPLMVLTTPQDSTTVCVSTCAKLEVFSTGGNSPQHQYHWTPSVSSTNVANVCPDANSIYSVYATDNRGCASNGLLMKVNLFDSLSIEMPNDTAICKGSNTKLKAKALGGKGDGYKYLWQPFVGLSNAFIAQPNASPEKTTTYYLMLSDECGTPEVMDSVTIAVMPQPVVDFSSDTAAGCPPLTVGFQNLTNASAKCEWSFGDETSATTCRSVDKTYTQSGKYDVKLVVTSTDGCVDSLVRKNYMDVYEVPTASFSMSPQPTTLLDTRIKFRDESDGKLVEWQWNFAGLDTAMQRNTQFTFPSSEAGNYPVRLDVINNLGCKDDTIMNLVIRPDFYIYVPTSFTPNGDGKNDVWKPIGTGFELDFYHVMVYDRWGGLVFESRDYNESWDGTVGKSGESAPVGVYTWKLITGDAKDEKNRHEELGTVTIVK, from the coding sequence ATGGGGGATACGAACGCCACGGATACGAATAAAACCATACGATTCTTCCCCTCGAAAACGACCTACCTGGAGGTGTGGTCAGACATGAAAGAGGGTTGTGTTAAGGCCTCGGCATGTCAGGATCGAGATTCGGTCAAAATTGTTGCGGCAAGAAACTACAACGTGCTGAAACACTCAGACACCTTGATCTGTTTCGGGGATAGCACGATTAATATTTTCGCAGGAGCGGACTCCACGCATTTTACCTACACTTATGAGTGGGATGCGAATCCGACCTTGTCGAATGACTCGATAGCGAATCCAGATGTTACTCCGATAGTCGGTCAGTATTATCCGTTTACAATCATATCGGATTCGGGATGTACAAAACGAGACTCTATTTTCGTAGATGTTACTCCACCGATGCCGAAGAGTATTATCGCTACGGCAAATCCAAACCCGGCTTGTCCAGGTACTCCTTCACAGATAAACTTATCACTAGGAGCAATGCCTACCAGCTGTGGATCAACGGTGGATCAATGTACGGGTGCCTTGGTGCATAAATCAAGCACTTCTACAGCAAACTCAAACGGTTCTGGTCCTTCAGGAACCTCTAACTGGCCATGTCCTTACGGTGGTGGTCAGGTGAAAGCACGTCAGCAATTCTTGTACACGGCTGCTGAACTTAGCGCTATGGGTATTGGAGCTGGTATTATAGATGGTCTTGGGTTTAATGTTGTGGGTACCAATGGTGTTTCGCCTATGGCCGGATATACCATTAAATTAAAGTGTTTGCCTGCCAACAAAACTACCTTGACCTCCTGGGAGCAAAATGCAGTAACTGTATTCAATGCGAAAACCGTTACACCAGCAGCTGGATGGAATATGCATCCATTCGATAACAACTACAACTACGATGGAAATAGTTCTCTTCTTGTAGAAGTATGTTGGGATAACTCAGCAAGTGGCTCATCCAGCAATGCATCTGTAGCCTACGTTTCAACATTGGCTCCAAGTTGTTTGGCTGACTATGGTACACTTTCATCTTGTACTTCTCAAATGTTGAGTTTGAGTAACAACCTAAATCGTCCTACCTTCCAGGTGAGCTACTGTGGGGCACGTGATCCTAAAGAGTTTACCTATAAGTGGACTCCATCAACTGGATTGAACTTCGATACCTTGCAAAATCCAGAAGCAACGATCAACTCTACCGATTCTTTCACGGTATTGGTAACTGATACTTTTGGAAAGTGTAGCGATGATGCTGGAATTAAGATTTTAGTAGCTGAGTTGGAAATCGGAAACGATACCGCCATCTGTGCTGGTGACAGCCTTCAGTTGAATACTACTTACTTTACTGGATGTGGTCAAAGCACTTTTAGCTGGACACCTGCTTCTGCGTTCAACGATCCAAGTATTCCAAATCCAAAGGTTTCTTTGACCCAAACTACGGTTATCAAATTGACTTACACGGATACTTGTAGCTGTACGATTGTAGACAGTATAACCGTATTTGCAGATTCGGTTAAAGCGAATGGAACTCTTACCGATCCTAACTGTCAAACGGGTCAAGGATCAATTGCCTTCTCTCCAACAGGTGGTGTAAAGCCTTACTTGTTTACCATTGATGGTGGATTGACTTGGTCAACGGATAGTCTCTTTAATAGCCTCACCATTGGTACTTACACCTTGCAAGTTCAGGATAGTATGGGCTGTTTGAGTGATACTACAGTTGATGTACTTTACAATCAAGGTGCCCCGGTAATCGATTCCGTGTCACTGCAGAACTTAACGTGTTATGATAACGGAACGGGACAGATTACGGTGCATGCCACAGGTGGTGTTCAACCGTTGTCTTTCAGTATTGACTCAGGAGTAACCTGGAGTAATAGTGCAACATTCACAGGTCTTTCGGCTGGATCGTATATCGTTTTTGCCCGAGGAGCTAATGGATGTAAGGCCTTCCCAGAATTTGATACCCTGACTCAGCCGAATCAGTTGCAATATTCATTCTCTACTTTCATCGACAGCTGTTACAAGCAAGGTGATGGTTGGGCCATTGCATCAGGTAGTGGTGGAACAGGGCCGTATACCTATACCTGGAGTGGTTCCTGGTCGGGTGCAACTCACCCACCTCAAGTAGTTCAGGATTCTGCTTTCACCAAGTTGTTTGCCTACAACGGTTACTCCATGGAAGTAAGCGATGCGAACGGATGTAAATTGGATACCACGTTTACCATTACCGAGATCCCAGAACTTATTGTGGACTCGCTGGATTATGTAGCTCCAACTTGTTATGGATACGGAGATGCAGAACTACACATCAAGGGTAAAGGTGGAAACGGAATGTTCTTCTTTAGCCTGGATTCAGGATCCAATTACTACCCTCCAACTTCAGGTGCAGATTCTACCTACGCCATGTTGGATAGCTCGGTAACTAAGACCCATGTAGGTGCTAAAACTTACCAGGTGTTTGTACGTGACCAGAAGGGTTGTAAAGGAAACAAAGCCATTACGGTAACTGAACCACCATTGATGGTGTTGACTACTCCACAAGATTCTACCACAGTTTGTGTGTCTACTTGTGCTAAGTTGGAAGTGTTCTCCACCGGAGGAAACAGTCCACAGCACCAGTACCACTGGACTCCATCTGTGAGTTCAACCAATGTGGCTAATGTGTGTCCGGATGCAAATTCGATCTACTCGGTATATGCAACTGACAACCGCGGTTGTGCTTCGAACGGACTTTTGATGAAGGTTAACTTGTTTGACTCCTTGTCCATCGAAATGCCAAATGACACTGCTATCTGTAAAGGATCCAACACCAAGCTTAAGGCTAAGGCCCTGGGTGGAAAAGGAGACGGATACAAATACTTGTGGCAACCATTCGTTGGCTTGTCTAATGCCTTCATTGCACAGCCGAATGCTTCTCCCGAGAAAACCACTACTTACTACTTGATGTTAAGCGATGAGTGTGGTACACCAGAAGTAATGGATAGTGTGACTATCGCTGTTATGCCACAACCGGTGGTTGACTTTAGCTCTGATACTGCCGCTGGATGTCCTCCACTCACAGTAGGGTTCCAGAACCTGACCAATGCATCAGCAAAATGTGAATGGTCTTTCGGTGATGAAACCAGTGCTACTACCTGTAGAAGTGTTGACAAGACCTATACTCAGAGTGGTAAGTACGACGTGAAATTGGTGGTAACCAGTACAGATGGTTGTGTGGATTCCTTAGTAAGAAAGAACTACATGGACGTATACGAAGTGCCTACAGCATCCTTCAGCATGAGTCCTCAGCCTACTACGCTTCTTGATACTCGAATTAAGTTTAGAGACGAGTCTGATGGGAAATTGGTAGAATGGCAATGGAACTTCGCTGGATTGGATACAGCCATGCAGCGCAATACCCAGTTTACTTTCCCATCCAGTGAAGCAGGTAATTATCCGGTAAGATTGGATGTAATCAACAACTTGGGTTGTAAGGATGATACAATCATGAACTTAGTGATCCGTCCAGACTTCTACATCTACGTACCAACGAGCTTCACGCCCAATGGCGATGGCAAAAACGATGTTTGGAAGCCGATTGGAACTGGATTTGAATTGGACTTCTACCACGTAATGGTTTATGACCGTTGGGGTGGATTGGTATTCGAATCCAGAGACTACAATGAGTCTTGGGATGGAACCGTTGGTAAGTCCGGCGAGTCTGCTCCAGTAGGCGTTTACACCTGGAAATTAATCACGGGTGATGCCAAAGATGAGAAGAACCGACACGAAGAGCTCGGTACGGTGACTATTGTGAAATAA